Within the Arachis duranensis cultivar V14167 chromosome 10, aradu.V14167.gnm2.J7QH, whole genome shotgun sequence genome, the region attttttttataattttactcttaaatatttttactcatcatgaaatatttgtaaaGTGACTAAAATCACATTACTTTATTGTATATGTATCATTTTTTCCCACAAGTTTATgtactagtcattctacaaatattttatgatgagtaaaagtttttaagagtaaaattataaataaaataaatttatttagaataaaattaatgtcgttaaatatactttatttagatgtgattaaaaaataatttaataattatgtaccgtaaaaaattaatattattgaagaaaaaaattaaaatttatttctatgtatacgtgttcgtcctatttaagtttctaacatttcaaaattgtctcaattttgtcctacCGTCAATTCCGTTAATAGATTCCTAACGGTAGGACAACAacattgagttaattttaaaacgttaggaatTTAAAGTAGATAATTTACTAGTTGATTAAGTGATTATTGATATGCACTATagcatttttgttaaattttaaggaAAACTTCAAGtataattgaaagaaaattgaattgATTCGAATCTATTAttgtaaaatgaaaaaaatgagtaaaattTGTATagcaaaaatttgaaaatcattaGGCAATATTAAAAGATGTTATGAAAATAGAAGTAAAAGtgattaatatttattttataaaaagtaactGCTGCAAATGGTAATaactaaaatttgtaaaaagaaaATCTATCATGCGAAATTGCCAATGGTACTTGTTACTATCGAAATTAAGAATTTAGGTTGCATCTGTTTATAAGTACAAGATACTGAAATAAAGATATtgagatataaaattatattttaaaaagagacatgaataaagatattatatttttttgtctatCTTAACATAAAAAACatacaaatattaataaaaaatacatttaattatttttaatatcttattttgtcCATGTTTCACCACCAAACAAAGCCTTAGGAATCTAGACTTTGGCAATGATACAACATCAATCTAGTTTCTTAATTTGTTCATCTAAATGATACATTCTCTAAGAAAAAGGACCAATAAATTCACTCCCTTAACATAGGCTACTTTAATTTCACTTTAGTAGTGCttctaaagttttttttttttcacttttattattcgtttttactattattaacttttaactttttttagtcCCTACTCCTTAGATCTGGTGTAAAGTTTATATTTTCGAGGAATacaagaatattaaaaaaaacgtttgtcataaagataaatattttataataatatttttattgactaANNNNNNNNNNNNNNNNNNNNNNAAGAAACTAAAACTAAAGCATATTtgattctaaaaaataaaataaattttaaccaATCTGATGAAAATAACAATCACATTAAACTCTTTTAATTTGATACAGatagatattttaataataacatttttacataaaaataatattatgaacagttaaataatttaatatatttaattattgaattatttaataatttacattatttttaacttaaaagattattttaacGGAATATCTCCCTTGATATAAAATAATGTCACTACTAACTTATAAGCGGTGCAAGCAACATATATATTTCCAAATATTGGTTTGACTATAGAATAGAATATCTTAGTGCAACACGTTCGGTTACATATACATTACTAATGAGGAGAATAATGTAGGGTTCTTGCATTGTATCATTTATATATCTTTCATGCCCATATTTTCACCCAccgataattaattaattgaattatttgTCATATTGCAATGACTTCAAAACTTGCATTGCAATTACACACACATTCATGCAAAAATAAGGAATTTGACAATTACTTGATCACACGGAAATATAGAGAAATTAATAATGAGGAAATGGACAAGGTTTTTTTGAGTGATCATTTTGAAACTCTTCATTTCAAGATAAGAATGAATTAAAAATCAAActataataatctaataataataatcctcCATGAAGCAAATTAAAGAATTCATTGCCTATATATAGAGAGGGAATTGTGatccattttattttcatcaTCAATATTTACGTTTTTATTAATCAATGATAGTTGCAAAAATGGGTTTCAAGGCTTTTCTAATTCTGGCTATGCTCATGATCACCATCTTTGTGGCATCTACTGATGAGGTAGCACCCGGAGACTTAGATGAGAAATTTGAACAAAATGATggtaattgttttttttttaattagtatatatatataacacttCCTAAGTCTAAGATTAGTTTTTGTTTCAAGTTGAAAAGCTCTTATGaagttaatcaaattttattaggtctttgaattatattaaattgtGACATCAATGTTCATATAATCCATCTTTCAAAGGTCACAAGAAGAATATTATTGTACATGTATTtaattttcacattttttttgttagaataaattattttaacaattaTTAGACTATACTACTAACggatatatatgtaaaattatttttataattattattatgtaaaataaatcacctaattaattatcatatgATTATTATTTGTAGGTAACAATAACCCGGCACAAGGCGTAGATGAAAGCAAATTATATGGTGGATGGGGTGGTGGATGGCGGGGCGGATACGGCGGACCATGGGGATGGCGCGGCGGCTATGGCGGTCCGTGGGGATGGCGTGGCGGATACGGCGGTCCGTGGGGATGGCGCGGCGGTCCATATGGATATGGTGGCGGTTATTGTCCTTATGGATGTTGTGGTTGGGGTTACTATGGATGTTATAGGTGTTGTTACGCTAAGGGGCAAACTCGTCAAGCTAAAATTGATGCAAACACTCATGAATAAGTATATACTTGTTAATGTCTAGGGTTTTGTAATggatattataaataaaaccTCTATAGAAGGGCAATGATATAATAAAAGCATTTGGTTGCtcccttaattaattaattaattatcttgGTTCTATTATCTATAATAAAAGgttttttttctgaaataaattaaaaaaaatattgtcaaaaatacgttatttaaactttaatttttaaaatgcgtttttttttgtttaagatGAGTTCGTCCAACTCTCTAACTAACttctataaataataattttaagttagctaataagatatatatattagtaataattttatttgaagttCTTGTATGCTAACTTAAAAATGTTCACTGgtttattgaataattattaGATATTGTGTAAATGCATGATCATTCTTGTCATTGTGATAATAAAAAAGTTACATACTAGttgtaaatatattttaaaatatgtataaGTATTTCTCtctaataattaaacaaataattcCAATCAAGCACCAAGATTAAGGTTCACTATCTATCTAGTTTCAATACAAAACCAAGGAGCCTTAATGAAaactaagtttttttttaattattatttattattcaatcACAAATGGTGAaggtctttcttttctttgcttttaaGGTTCTCACTTAGAAATGACGTAGACCAATATATCTTTTTTGTAAAAGCAACCAAGCATGCCATGTTCGAATTTTGAACAActttttaacaattaattattcTTTGATGATGATCCAAAGCTGACTCatccaacaaaaataaagtatagaGATTAGATGAATATGCATCATGCATGATTCAATTCACActctttatttacttttaatcaattatatatacACCATACTAAGCATAAGGGGTCATTATTCATCAACCAAAGTAAGTATAAGgaagaaattaaatattattcaatattgaataataatatttgagCAGAAGATTATATATGAAGAAAGGTAATTTACTTCTTCAGGAGTTAGTTACTAGTATTCCAATTATTTCAAGAGCATTTGGGAATCCATCAAAGAGATACTTAGCTGAATCTTGTTCTGGAAAATATCATAACAAGTCTTCAgcaaaagcaaagaaaaacagTAAGTATATATTTAccaaatttgatttatttattagttttgaattttttattatagttaAAGGTATGCTTAAatttgtttgtgtttttatatcgatttttatttttagtattttctatgtttatagttttgtaaaaagaaaaaaaaggtaaaatagcacaggaaaataaaattaagattttattatatttttaataaagtttttgaatactaaaaattaaaatagagaattttttcttaaattaaatatacCTTAAAAGTTTAATGTTCTTTCATGATTTCAGGTAAACTAAATTCAGTTCTGACTAAGATGAACAAGTTTGGGAGAAAAGCTGACAATTTTGCAAATGGAGTGAGAGAGCATGGTATATATCTTACCATTAATTAAACACTATTATTTGATGATTGctttcaatttatatttttttttcagacaaaattaaatgagaatGAATTATCATATcagttgaaaattttaattgatcatatcaaatgtaaatttttataattgataGACAAGGTGGAATTATTCAGCATATGAATTGAATCCCACAAAAGAATATTCACTCTTCAatagcaattttttttttctatataactATACATAATAAATGATGTTTTAGTAGCCTATTatttggtttaattattctgtcggTTCTTATagttttaataaattttcaattagattcttatacttttttttattaagtccTTATATCGTAttagattttgtaattaagtcacTGCTATGACAAAAATATTggaattaacagaatattccgTAAAACAAAACGAATATGCCTAACATTTGACTGAATATTCTGTATAATTAAACAGAATATTTcgttaattctaatatttattttacggTAGAGACTTAGTTACAAAATGTGATATagtatagagacctaattaaaaagaaaaatatatatatatatagagaaagagatctaattaaaaattcaataaaattatagaaactaATAGAATAGTTAAATCTtattattttgatgaaatttttttctttttcaaaataatcaaatctaAACAAgctccaacaaaaaaaaaaatctaaactaTATAATATTGTGAGATGCAGTTATGAGACTTGGTGGGATGAAGATATCTAATACTATGAAAGTGAAGAAAAATTTCATACAACTTTTTGGTATGAAAGAAAGGGAGAAGCTTCTGAAAGCATCACAGTGCTGTCTATCAACCACTTCTGGTCCTATTTCTGGCATTCTCTTCATTTCAACTCATAAAGTTGCTTTTTGTAGTGATAGATCCATCAAGATTATCTCTTCTCCTcaacaagatttcaacactagaATCCATTATAAggtaactaattattttttagtattgaaATAGATCCTAACTTTTTAATTCGAAACACATAAGCTTTTAactaattgaaaatataaaaatatttttgatattttaaaatacgagacatttaaatttttctGTCCAAAATATATATGACAAAACAATTTTTTGAAGAGACATCAGAGACTTAGATGTCTCGTATTTTAGAAAATGAATAacgtttttatatttttaattagtcaatGACTTATTTATTTTCGAGATAAAAAGTCAGAACCTAGTTATCATTACtccaatatataatatatttatagattTTGGATTTAGAATAATATTGTGGCGGTTGTAATACCGCGCAATGAATTGCATCATTATTAGGTTGTAATATTGTGTTGTGTTTCAAATTACATATTTTAATTGTGACATAATTCAAGATTACAATATAAGTTTAGTGGACtgtaaaaatctaaattttaagtTGTAAACATAAGAATTCACACCATATAGGTTATAATATGCATCATGACAATTGGAATTGCATCAaaacttaaattattattactttaatCATAACTGATATTTGActaataattatgtatttatatatataacagaaattttatttgttaatttatttcagGTTGCTATTCCAGTTGAGAAGATAAACTGTGTCAACCAAAGTCAAAATGTGGAGAAGCCTTCAGAAAAGTACATAGAAATAGTTACCGAAGATAATTTTGACTTTTGGTTTATGGGATTCTTAAATTACCAGAAAACTTTCAAGTATTTACAGCAGGCAATGTTCTCTCATGCTTAATTAGAGGAGAAAATTTATTTACCATTAAAACTATGATACTATTTACAAGCTAGTATGTATAAAACCATAATGTATATGTACAGAACTATAGAAATTGTCAATGATCTGTTGTATAGTTAATGGAGAAATTGAATAGAGTAagtatttttgaattattttttcagTACACTATACCAATTTTGGTAAATAGCAGCGGAGGAATTTAATGACGAGTTTGAACCGTCGCAATTTTATTACTaagattcaaaaataaataaataaataaataaataaataataaagaaagttaaaaaaattaagcacAATATTCGCCTTAGTCTAATTATCTTAaccaataatattttctttttcatcacaTATGAATAATTCAATTTGACcagttcatatatatatatgaaaaaaacaGAGGAAGTATGTTTTAATATGCCTTTAAGCTAAGTTTTTTTAGTAATAaacttatataaatatatgttgaaatataaaatagaaaatatacattaaaaatatatttatatataaatatataatagttgattttaatagttaattttagtgtataaatcatatttttaaatttcgtTTGTTGACTGATATATTATATGGCAAATAATCTAATGGACTCAAcccaaaaactaaaaattccaaaaaataatatattttatgtattcTAATATCCATATATTGTTTAGTTATataaactttattattattttgatagacataattaatatttttcaaagtAATATGTGGTTATTTTATGAGAATTAACAGTAATATAacctaaaagaataaaagatgtAGTTATGTAACAACCATaggtataataata harbors:
- the LOC107471764 gene encoding glycine-rich cell wall structural protein, with translation MIVAKMGFKAFLILAMLMITIFVASTDEVAPGDLDEKFEQNDGNNNPAQGVDESKLYGGWGGGWRGGYGGPWGWRGGYGGPWGWRGGYGGPWGWRGGPYGYGGGYCPYGCCGWGYYGCYRCCYAKGQTRQAKIDANTHE
- the LOC107471739 gene encoding putative GEM-like protein 8 — protein: MKKGNLLLQELVTSIPIISRAFGNPSKRYLAESCSGKYHNKSSAKAKKNSKLNSVLTKMNKFGRKADNFANGVREHVMRLGGMKISNTMKVKKNFIQLFGMKEREKLLKASQCCLSTTSGPISGILFISTHKVAFCSDRSIKIISSPQQDFNTRIHYKVAIPVEKINCVNQSQNVEKPSEKYIEIVTEDNFDFWFMGFLNYQKTFKYLQQAMFSHA